Proteins from one Clostridium cellulovorans 743B genomic window:
- the ptsP gene encoding phosphoenolpyruvate--protein phosphotransferase: MKTGIAASKGYAIGNVFVKEEKEIKIVEQHIEDVEAEVARLNDATSLARTQLEKIKDKAEKEVGADKAAVFESHIMMLDDPEFTGAIENTIRDKQINAEKALTEVLDMFIAIFDSMDDEYMRERVADVKDVGTRILKNLAGIVEDLSEVENNTVIVAHDLTPSDTAQLDKSKVIAFVTNIGGRTSHSAIMARTLEIPAVVGLNDIVQTAKSGDKIIVDGNEGIIILNPDEATIAEYEAKKAQFEKEKEELKKLISVKTVTKAGKKVKVMGNIGKPEDINGVFENGGDGVGLFRTEFLYMDRDSMPTEEEQFQAYKYVAEKAGEREVVVRTLDIGGDKKLPYLPLPEEMNPFLGYRAIRLCLDRTDIFKTQLRAILRGSAFGNLMIMFPMISSLEEFNKSKEILAECMAELKAEGKAYNENISTGIMVEIPAAAVNADELAKHVDFFSIGTNDLIQYTLAADRMNEKISYLYNPMHPAVLKLIKMTIEAAHAQGKWCGMCGEMAGDETAIPTLVKYGLDEFSMSASSILTAKQIIMNN, translated from the coding sequence ATGAAAACAGGTATAGCTGCATCAAAAGGATACGCTATAGGTAATGTATTTGTTAAGGAAGAAAAAGAAATAAAAATAGTTGAACAACACATTGAGGATGTGGAAGCTGAAGTTGCCAGATTAAATGATGCTACTTCTTTAGCACGTACACAATTAGAAAAAATAAAAGATAAGGCTGAAAAAGAAGTAGGAGCTGATAAAGCTGCTGTTTTTGAAAGCCATATTATGATGCTTGATGATCCAGAATTTACTGGTGCTATCGAAAATACAATAAGAGATAAGCAAATAAATGCTGAAAAAGCATTAACAGAAGTATTAGATATGTTTATTGCTATTTTTGATTCTATGGATGATGAATACATGAGAGAAAGAGTTGCAGACGTAAAAGACGTTGGAACAAGAATTCTTAAAAACCTAGCTGGTATAGTTGAAGACCTTTCAGAGGTTGAAAACAATACAGTTATAGTTGCTCATGATTTAACACCTTCTGATACTGCTCAATTAGATAAATCAAAGGTAATAGCTTTTGTTACAAACATTGGTGGAAGAACTTCACACAGTGCTATAATGGCTAGAACATTAGAAATACCAGCTGTTGTTGGTCTTAATGATATAGTACAAACTGCTAAAAGTGGAGATAAAATTATTGTAGATGGTAATGAAGGTATAATAATTTTAAATCCAGATGAAGCTACAATAGCTGAATATGAAGCTAAAAAAGCTCAATTCGAAAAAGAAAAAGAAGAATTAAAGAAGCTTATAAGTGTTAAAACTGTAACTAAAGCTGGTAAGAAAGTTAAAGTTATGGGTAACATAGGTAAGCCAGAAGATATAAATGGAGTATTTGAAAACGGTGGAGATGGAGTAGGATTATTTAGAACAGAATTCCTATACATGGATAGAGATTCTATGCCTACTGAAGAAGAACAATTCCAAGCTTATAAATACGTTGCTGAAAAAGCTGGAGAAAGAGAAGTTGTTGTAAGAACTCTTGATATCGGTGGAGATAAGAAACTTCCATACCTACCACTTCCAGAAGAAATGAACCCATTCCTTGGATACAGAGCTATAAGATTATGTCTTGATAGAACTGACATATTCAAAACTCAATTAAGAGCTATTTTAAGAGGATCTGCTTTTGGTAACTTAATGATCATGTTCCCAATGATATCTTCATTAGAAGAATTCAATAAGTCTAAAGAAATTCTTGCAGAATGTATGGCTGAATTAAAGGCAGAAGGTAAAGCATATAACGAAAACATATCAACAGGTATAATGGTAGAAATACCAGCAGCTGCAGTTAATGCTGATGAACTTGCAAAACATGTTGATTTCTTCTCAATTGGAACAAATGATTTAATTCAATATACATTAGCTGCTGATAGAATGAATGAAAAGATTTCTTACTTATACAACCCAATGCATCCAGCAGTTTTAAAATTAATAAAGATGACTATAGAAGCTGCACATGCTCAAGGAAAATGGTGTGGAATGTGTGGAGAAATGGCTGGAGACGAAACAGCTATACCTACTTTAGTTAAATATGGTTTAGATGAATTCTCAATGAGTGCATC